From the Solanum pennellii chromosome 4, SPENNV200 genome, one window contains:
- the LOC107017945 gene encoding protein NSP-INTERACTING KINASE 3-like, with amino-acid sequence MERKWCMFLYVVALMESCYASLSPTGINYEVVALIEIKKALHDPYNVLENWDVTSVDPCSWRMVTCSNDGYVSSLGLPSQSLSGTLSPGIGNLTKLESILLQNNAIYGYIPDVVGNLESLQTLDLSNNKFDGEIPASFGDLNNLNYLRLNNNSLTGTIPQSLSNIGGLALVDVSFNNLSGPLPKISARAFKVVGNPLICGQSSGNNCSAVYPEPLSFPPDSLEDQRARSKNHHAAVAFGASFGAAFLVIVVISLVLWWRYRHNQQIFFDVNEQYDPEVCLGHLKRYVFKELRTATDHFSSKNILGSGGFGVVYKGRLNNGTVVAVKRLKDYNAVGGEIQFQTEVELISLAVHRNLLRLWGFCSTESERLLVYPYMPNGSVAARLKDHIHGRPVLDWSRRKGIAVGTARGLVYLHEQCDPKIIHRDVKAANILLDEEFEAVVGDFGLAKLLDHRDSHVTTAVRGTVGHIAPEYLSTGQSSEKTDVFGFGILLLELITGQKAVEFGRGANQKGVMLDWVKKLHVEKKLNLMVDKDLKNNFDGIELEEMVQVALLCTHFIPTFRPKMSEVLRMLEGDGLAEKWEASQKVETPTPRFTTSENTPKRYSDYIQESSLVVEAMELSGPR; translated from the exons ATGGAGAGAAAGTGGTGTATGTTCTTGTATGTGGTAGCATTGATGGAGAGTTGTTATGCTTCTCTTTCCCCTACTGGTATCAACTATGAAG TTGTTGCTTTGATTGAAATTAAGAAGGCCTTACATGATCCTTACAATGTTCTTGAGAATTGGGATGTCACTTCTGTTGACCCTTGCAGTTGGAGAATGGTTACATGTTCAAATGATGGTTATGTTTCTTCTCT TGGACTACCTAGTCAAAGTTTATCTGGAACCTTGTCACCTGGAATTGGAAACCTCACTAAATTGGAATCTAT ATTGCTGCAAAATAATGCTATTTATGGTTATATTCCTGATGTGGTTGGTAATTTAGAAAGTCTTCAGACACTTGATCTCTCCAACAACAAATTTGATGGGGAAATACCTGCTTCTTTCGGAGATCtcaataatttgaattattt ACGATTAAACAACAATAGCCTCACAGGAACCATTCCTCAATCTCTCTCAAACATTGGAGGCCTCGCTCTCGT GGATGTTTCTTTTAATAATCTAAGTGGTCCATTGCCCAAAATATCTGCAAGAGCTTTCAA AGTTGTTGGAAATCCTTTGATTTGTGGCCAAAGTTCTGGGAACAATTGTTCAGCAGTCTATCCAGAACCGCTGTCCTTCCCGCCAGATAGTTTAGAAG ATCAAAGAGCAAGAAGTAAAAACCATCATGCGGCTGTTGCTTTTGGAGCAAGTTTTGGTGCTGCTTTCTTGGTTATAGTAGTCATATCACTGGTTCTTTGGTGGCGCTACCGACATAATCAGCAGATCTTCTTTGATGTCAATG AACAATATGATCCAGAGGTATGCTTGGGTCACTTGAAAAGGTATGTCTTTAAGGAATTGCGAACTGCAACTGATCATTTCAGCTCAAAAAACATTTTGGGTAGCGGAGGATTTGGAGTTGTGTACAAGGGCCGCTTAAATAATGGAACTGTCGTGGCTGTCAAAAGATTAAAGGACTACAATGCTGTTGGTGGTGAAATCCAATTTCAGACAGAAGTTGAGTTGATTAGTTTGGCTGTCCATCGAAATCTTCTCCGTCTTTGGGGTTTTTGTTCAACTGAAAGTGAACGGCTTCTTGTTTACCCCTATATGCCAAATGGAAGTGTAGCAGCACGGTTAAAAG ATCATATCCATGGCAGGCCAGTTTTGGACTGGTCAAGGCGGAAAGGAATAGCAGTAGGTACAGCAAGAGGGCTAGTATATTTGCATGAACAATGTGACCCCAAAATTATCCATCGTGATGTGAAAGCAGCCAACATTCTGTTGGATGAGGAATTTGAAGCAGTTGTTGGAGATTTTGGGTTAGCAAAGCTCTTAGATCACCGGGATTCTCATGTAACGACTGCTGTGAGGGGCACAGTTGGTCACATTGCTCCAGAATATCTTTCAACGGGTCAATCGTCTGAAAAGACTGATGTGTTTGGTTTTGGTATCTTGCTTCTTGAGCTAATTACAGGTCAGAAGGCTGTGGAGTTTGGACGAGGGGCGAACCAGAAAGGTGTTATGCTTGATTGGGTAAAAAAACTTCATGTAGAGAAAAAGCTGAACCTTATGGTGGACAAAGATTTGAAGAACAACTTTGACGGGATTGAACTTGAAGAGATGGTTCAAGTTGCACTTCTGTGTACCCATTTTATTCCAACTTTTAGGCCAAAGATGTCGGAGGTATTAAGGATGTTGGAAGGAGATGGATTAGCTGAAAAATGGGAGGCTTCACAAAAAGTAGAGACTCCTACTCCTAGGTTCACAACATCTGAAAATACACCAAAAAGATATTCTGATTATATACAAGAATCATCACTAGTCGTCGAAGCAATGGAGCTTTCAGGACCTAGATGA